AAAACAGGGGAAACGGGAGGAAGTCGAGGTGCTCAACGGAGAGGAACTGGTAGAGTTGATTGACGACGAGAATGCTCGGCGAGTCTTGAACAAGTACACATCATCGGGTTCGATTCTGAAAGGGCTTTTCTGGCTCACGGTGGTTCTTCCGCTGAAAATAGTCTGGTTCTTCATCGCACTCCCTTTTAAACTTCTTTGCGGGTCTAAGAACAGTGATTAATCTAGCTCATAGCTCTCTCGACACTGACCCGCCTCACGATGCTGATGAACAATAGAGGAATGGATCCGTGTGCGTTCTTCTGTTGCTGACAATTTTTATGTATTGAACCTACTATTCCATGCTATGGATCAAAGAGCGATAGATTCTAGCTCTGAGCCTCTTCAAAAGCTCGTGAACTATATTTCTGAGCATTACTCAAGTGATGTCTACTCAGGGTTCAATACGCCTCCTGTAGCATACTTTTTAGATAAGTTTGGAAGTGAGAAGGCCATAGAATTTCTTAGTAATTGGCCCTCTGACGATGTACACCGTGGACCGATCGTATTTGAGGGTGCTCCTCAAGCAACGTTATATGCAAAATTAGTCGCCAAGCATCGTGATCTTCAGGCTGATTCAACCTTCGTAGATCTTAAGTCTAGAATTGAATCAGCACAAACCAAGCACGGAGGGTTGACGATCGCAGACACGGACATTGGGCCATTATGGATTCTAGTACAACAG
This is a stretch of genomic DNA from Natronoarchaeum mannanilyticum. It encodes these proteins:
- a CDS encoding restriction endonuclease, with translation MNKSDENSVLEYRFDDDVDKIVVITTTEYTEDARKQGKREEVEVLNGEELVELIDDENARRVLNKYTSSGSILKGLFWLTVVLPLKIVWFFIALPFKLLCGSKNSD